Sequence from the Curtobacterium sp. MCLR17_007 genome:
ACCTCGGGGTGGGGGCGTTCGCGCGCGCCCACCTCGCCTGGTACACCCAGCACGCGACGGGCGATCCGTGGGGCATCACGGCGTTCACCGGGCGCTCCCCGGACATGGCCGACGCGCTCACGGCGCAGGGCTGCCGGTACACGCTGGTGACCCGGGCAGCGGACGGCGACACCGCCCAGGTGATCGACGCCGTCGTCGCGGCGCACCCGGGCAGCGACGTCGACGCCTTCGCCCGAGCACTCGCCTCGCCGCACACGACCATCGTCACGCTCACCGTCACCGAGCAGGGGTACCGGTCGGGGTCCGACGTCCCCGCGCGTCTGGTCGCCGGACTCGACGCGCGGCGCCGGGCTGGCGCGGGGCGGATCGCCCTGGTCAGCCTCGACAACCTGACCCACAACGGCGAGGTCCTCCGTCGGGCCGTGCTCGACGCCACGACCGACGACGACCTCCGCGCGTGGATCGAGGCGACCGTCGTGTTCCCGAGCTCGATGGTCGACCGGATCACCCCGGCGACCACGGCCGACGACGTCGCCGGACTGGGCGAGCTCCCCGGCGCGCTGCCGCAGGACCGCGTCCCCGTCGTCACCGAACCCTTCGCCGAGTGGGTGCTGCAGGACGTGTTCGACGGCATCGACCGTCCGGCGTGGGAGACGGCGGGCGTCCGCCTGGTCGACGACGTCACGCCGTACGAGCAGCGGAAGCTCTGGCTGCTCAACGGATCCCACTCGCTGCTGGCCTACCTCGGACTGCTGCTCGGGCACGAGACCGTGGCGCAGGCGATGGCTGACGACGTGTGCCGCAGCGCGGTCGAGCAGCTCTGGGACGAAGCCGCCGTCGAGCTCCCGCTGCCGGCGACCGAGATCGCCGAGGCCCGCGCCGCGCTCGTCGACCGCTTCGCCAACCCCCGCATCCGGCACACCCTGGCGCAGATCGCCTCGAGCGGCTCGCAGAAGCTGCCGGTCCGCGTGGTCGACGTGCTGCGGCACCGCCTCGGCCGCGACCCTGCGGCCGGCGTCGGCCCCGGAGCCGCGACCCTGATCGCCGCGTGGTGGCTGCACCAGACCGAGCAACCCGGGCTCGTGAACGACCCCGGCGCACCCGGTGCAGGCTCGGACGTGCACGACGTCCTCGGCGTGATCGCCCCCGACCTCGACACCACCCCCGTGGTCGCGGCCGTCACCGCCGCCGCCGACCGCATCCGCGCAGCCCGCGCTCGCTCGTCCGAAGGAGTACCAGCATGACCGACACCGGCACGACCAACCCCGCCGCGCCCGTCCCCGGCGCCGTCGACGACCGCGCTGCCGACACGACCTCGGGCCGTCCCGACACGTGGCCGTCCGCCGACCGCGGGCAACTGATCGACAAGGCCGAGGTCATCGTGACGAGCCCGGACCGCAACTTCGTGACGCTGAAGGTGACCACGGCCGACGGGGTCACCGGTCTCGGCGACGCGACCCTGAACGGCCGCGAACTGGGCGTCGCGTCGTACCTGTCGGAGCACGTCGTCCCGCTGCTGATCGGTCGCGACGCCAGCCGGATCGAGGACGCCTGGCAGTTCCTCTACCGCTCGTCGTACTGGCGTCGCGGCCCGGTCACGATGGCCGCGATCGCCGCCGTGGACATGGCGCTCTGGGACATCAAGGCGAAGGTCGCCGGGATGCCCCTGTACCAGCTGCTCGGCGGTGCGTCACGCACGGGGCTGATGGCCTACGGACACGCCTCCGGCAAGGAGCTGCCCGAGCTCTTCGACTCGATCCGTGCGCACCAGGAAGAGGGCTACCGCTCCATCCGCGTGCAGACGGGCGTGCCCGGGCTCGAGTCCATCTACGGCATTGCGTCGAACGCGACGACCGAGGGCAACAGCGGCGTCCGCTACGACTTCGAGCCGGCGCAGCGCGGTGCCTTCCCGGCGATGGAGGACTGGGACACCCGCGCGTACCTCCGGCACGTACCCACCGTGTTCGAAGCCGTCCGCAACGAGTTCGGCCCCGAGCTGCCCCTGCTGCACGACGGCCACCACCGGATGACCCCGCTGCAGGCCGCGAAGCTCGGCAAGTCGCTCGAGCCGTACGACCTGTTCTGGCTCGAGGACTGCACCCCGGCCGAGAACCAAGAGGCGCTCAAGCTCGTCCGGCAGCACACCACGACACCCCTGGCGATCGGCGAGGTCTTCAACACGATCTGGGACTTCAAGGACATCATCCGCGACCAGCTCATCGACTACGTCCGCGGTGCCGTCACGCACATGGGTGGCGTGACCCCGCTCAAGAAGACGATGGACTACGCGGCGATGTACCAGATCAAGTCCGGGTTCCACGGGCCGACCGACATCTCGCCGGTCGGGCTCGCGGCGCAGATGCACCTCGGGATGGCGATCCACAACTTCGGCATCCAGGAGTACATGCAGCACGGCGACCGCACCAACCAGGTCTTCCAGCAGACCTTCACGTTCACCG
This genomic interval carries:
- a CDS encoding mannitol dehydrogenase family protein; its protein translation is MTDRRSGVVHLGVGAFARAHLAWYTQHATGDPWGITAFTGRSPDMADALTAQGCRYTLVTRAADGDTAQVIDAVVAAHPGSDVDAFARALASPHTTIVTLTVTEQGYRSGSDVPARLVAGLDARRRAGAGRIALVSLDNLTHNGEVLRRAVLDATTDDDLRAWIEATVVFPSSMVDRITPATTADDVAGLGELPGALPQDRVPVVTEPFAEWVLQDVFDGIDRPAWETAGVRLVDDVTPYEQRKLWLLNGSHSLLAYLGLLLGHETVAQAMADDVCRSAVEQLWDEAAVELPLPATEIAEARAALVDRFANPRIRHTLAQIASSGSQKLPVRVVDVLRHRLGRDPAAGVGPGAATLIAAWWLHQTEQPGLVNDPGAPGAGSDVHDVLGVIAPDLDTTPVVAAVTAAADRIRAARARSSEGVPA
- the manD gene encoding D-mannonate dehydratase ManD, translating into MTDTGTTNPAAPVPGAVDDRAADTTSGRPDTWPSADRGQLIDKAEVIVTSPDRNFVTLKVTTADGVTGLGDATLNGRELGVASYLSEHVVPLLIGRDASRIEDAWQFLYRSSYWRRGPVTMAAIAAVDMALWDIKAKVAGMPLYQLLGGASRTGLMAYGHASGKELPELFDSIRAHQEEGYRSIRVQTGVPGLESIYGIASNATTEGNSGVRYDFEPAQRGAFPAMEDWDTRAYLRHVPTVFEAVRNEFGPELPLLHDGHHRMTPLQAAKLGKSLEPYDLFWLEDCTPAENQEALKLVRQHTTTPLAIGEVFNTIWDFKDIIRDQLIDYVRGAVTHMGGVTPLKKTMDYAAMYQIKSGFHGPTDISPVGLAAQMHLGMAIHNFGIQEYMQHGDRTNQVFQQTFTFTDGYLHPGDEPGLGVSLDVDEAGKYPYEQAYLPFNRLADGTVHDW